A region of the Peromyscus leucopus breed LL Stock chromosome X, UCI_PerLeu_2.1, whole genome shotgun sequence genome:
CCCGCCAGCGCCCCCCGCCGCGGTCTCTGGGCACTGCGCGGCCCCACGGTCCTTCCCGCGGCCGCCTGGCGCGGGTGGCGCGGGTGGCGCGGGTGGCGCCCTCCGCCCGAGGGGCCGCCGTGGTGCCGGGCGATGGCTCACTCGATCCGCACCTGCAGGCGGACATTGAGCATCACCGAGGCCACCATGTAGAAGTAAGGGAAGTTCACGCGCAGCCGCCAGGCCAGGTCGAAGAAGGTGAGCAGCGTGCGCGTGAGCCCCTTGCAGAAGGCGCTGTAGGAGCCGCGTGTCGCCGCCCAACGCGACAGTCGCATTGCCAGGCCTGATAGGGCCGCAGCCGCCGCTGCAGCAGACAGGGCTGTAGTCACCGCCATCGGCCTGGCTCATCCGCTCACCTGCAGCAGAGCCAGCCCAGTGTGCCACGCggccccaaccccccacccctccccccacggTCCAAAGCCCTGCCCTCGGGGTCCGGGGTCCCTGAAGCCTTTAGTGCTCCACCCACCACCCTGCAGCTTCAGTGGATTCGCGCCCTCCCGCCAGACCTGCAGCTGCTCAGCTCCGCCTACTCGCCGCAGACTCTGGAATGATGGAGATGGAGACCCCGCAGCATGCTTGCAGACTAGTCTCAGAGATCCAGTAAAGAGCCTGTCCCCCTGAACCCTGAGGCCCAGGCCTGGAGCTGCTGGTTTAGGGGCCCCGCCCGTGGTTTCTCGTGGCAGGTCTCTGTTTGAACTTAGCCCCCCCCTCACTAAACCGGTGTGATCCAGTCCCACACAGTTGTGAGTTCATGTCCCCATCCTTTCTGGTTGCTCAGTGCCTATGCCCAAGGACCAAGTGGTTTA
Encoded here:
- the LOC114688515 gene encoding small integral membrane protein 10-like protein 2A is translated as MAVTTALSAAAAAAALSGLAMRLSRWAATRGSYSAFCKGLTRTLLTFFDLAWRLRVNFPYFYMVASVMLNVRLQVRIE